acaaagtgttcctctggtaaacgggagttgcataatctcatagtcataggaacatgtataagtcatgaagaaagcaatagcaacatactaaacgatcaagtgctaagctaacggaatgggtcaagtcaatcacatcattctcctaatgatgtgattccgttaatcaaatgacaactcatgtctatggttaggaaacataaccatctttgattaacgagctagtcaagtagaggcatactagtgacactctgtttgtctatgtattcacacatgtattatgtttccggttaatacaattctagcatgaataataaacatttatcatgatataaataaataaataataactttattgttgcctctagggcatatttcctttaatttcccctcgtgttcttcgcgggatccgctcctttcgtgaaagatcggccatctagggttccaccctacatcaataaggctcctgccaattgctgataacttttacaaaacatgatcatctcatacaataacgtatatcacatcatgtcttgaccatatcacatcacaacatgccctgcaaaaacaagttagacgtcctctactttattgttgcaagttttacgtggctgttacgggcttctagtaagaaccattcttacctacgcatcaaaaccacaacgatgtttcatcaagtttgctgttttaaccttcaacaaggatcggccgtagtcaaattcgattcaactaaagttggagaaacagacacccgccagccacctttatgcaaaactagttgcatgtctgtcggtggaaccggtctcatgaacgtggtcatgtaaggttggtccgggccgcttcatccaacaataccgccgaatcaaaataaggcattggtggtaagcagtatgactatcaccgccaacaactctgtgttctactcgtgcatatcatctacgcatagacctggctctgataccactattgggaaatgtagcatacaatttcaaaaaaaatcctacgctcacgcaagatctatctaggagatgcatagcaacaagagggggagagtgtgtccatgtaccctcgtagactgaaaacggaagcgtttgttaacgcggttgatgtagtcgaacttcttctcgttccgaccgatcaagtaccgaacgtacggcacctccgagttctgcacacgttcagctcgatgatgtccatcgaactcttgatccaacaaagtgtcgagggagagttccatcagcatgacggcgtggtgacggtgatggtgaagtgatccgcgcagggcttcgcctaagcactacgtgaatatgaccgaaggcgtaaactgtggaggggggcaccgcacacggctaacaatgtttgatgtgtgttctagcagtgcccccccccctcatatatataggttggaggggaggagaggcagccaagggggtgccccaagtaggaggactcctacttgggcaccccccaattcggcctcccccctttcctattcctattcggagtaggaagggaagaggaggaaggggaatcctattccctttttcctttcctccttcccctttccttctccaatttggccagcccatatggggggcgcaccagtccctttgtggctggtgtgtttcccctcttggcccataaggcccatatcttttgccgggggtgcccataaccccttccagtgacccgataagtacccagtacccccggaacacttctggtgtgcaaatactatcgtcatatatatgaatctttacctctagaccattttgagactcctcgtcatgtccgtgatctcatccggggaccccgaacaacattcggtcaccagatcacataactcatataatacaaaatcgtcatcgaacgttaagcgtgtggaccctacgggttcgagaactatgtaggcatgaccgagacacctctccggtcaataaccaatagcgaaacctggatgctcatattggttcccacatattctacgaagatctttatcggtcgtaccgtaatgacaacatacgttattccctttgtcatcggtatgttacttgcccgagattcgatcgtcggtatcttcatacctagttcaatctcgttaccggcaagtctctttactcgttccgtaatgcatcatcctgcaactaactcattagtcactttgcttgcaaggcttctattatgtgcattaccgagagggccctgagatacctctccgatactcagagtgacaaattctaatctcggtctatgccaacccaacaaacaccttcggagatacctgtagagcatatttataatcacccagttatgttgtgacgtttgatagcacacaaggcattccttcggtatccgggagttgcataatctcatagtcaaaggaatatgtatttgacatgaacaaagcaatagcaataaaactcaacgatcaatatgctatgctaacggatgggtcttgtccatcacatcattctcctaatgatgtgatctcgttcatcaaatgaccacacatgtctatggttaggaaacttaaccatctttgattaacgagctagtctagtagaggcttactagggacacggtgttttgtctatgtatccacacatgtatcaagtttccggttaatacaattctagcatgaataataaacatttatcatgatataaggaaatataaaatgacaactttattattgcctctagtgcatatttccttcaacaatttCTCCAGAATTGTTGGTGACATGGCTAGACTTTTAATTGTAGTGAAGTGTAGCCTAATACCTTTGTTTCTCAACTAAGGGGCAAGTTACCACTTACTATATTTTCTTGTACTTGAAGGCCTAGCAACTATTGTCTAGCAATAGTTAATTGGAGTAGCACATATTGAGGGTTTTGATCACTTCAAAAAACATGTGTCATCATTGCTTCAAAGTGAACACCTTCAAGAAAGGATGATACATGCGCCGCCATATCAGATCCATCGATCTAAACTCACATAGTGGATTTTTCATTATAAAGCCTCAGTGTTCAACACAACTGTTGCAGCCAATCGCAATCCCAACCAAATTCTGAATATTCTGCGACTGGGGATCATCATGGTCGTGACATGTCCATGGACTACGAAAACTTTGCACCCATGGTTCGCTAAAAAGGTTGTTGGTGTGACGACAAACTAGTTTTAACTACAGGACCGAGTGATGCAACCCCACACGAGAGAATGAGTAAAGGTTGATTAGGTCGTTGTGCTTTCTCGTGATCTTGATTTGTAAAATTACTTTTTATAACATTGTGTTTATTAATAGAATTACAATAttaaaattcaaaatatgttcaccgTCAAATGTAAATGCTCATGTATATCAAACAAACTATCCATGCGTGTCAAATAAAAGTTCATGGAATTACcaaatattgttctcacaataaatgttcatgcatgaaaaaaaaattgacacaactttCAGACATCGTTCTGACCCGACCCTCTAAAATATATTATGTTGTATATGTACTTCAAGAAAAAAAGTTCAAGTAAGTGTTTGAAGTTTTAAAAATATTCTTTCCCCAAACAAGATTTATTACTATGTGAATGATTTATTGCTTGACCAACATAAATATGTAGTAACAGCTGTAATATTGACTCAAACGGGAACAAGCAGCTCCTTTGCCTGCCACGTCGGCGATGCGAGGGGGTGGGTACCCCAAGTCCATGTTGTAGTAGTGTAGTTAGGTCTCTTAGTTAATAGAGTTTCTTTCCCTGGTGGCTACGCTATGGTGGCGAAGACGGCATCACATGGATCAAAAGTAACTTTCCCTACTCATGGTCCCCCTCGTCGGCGgcgtagaggaggaggagggatcGTATCTTCTAAATTGGTAGATATGATTGTGTCTTCGTGTTATGCAGGTAACGCTTTTAAGGCATCTTCCAACATACTAGACGGTGGCATTTTGTATCTTGGTCCAATTTCATCGACATCGGCGAGCTTGTGATGTTAGGTCTCGCCAGATCTGGCTGGCTGAATCTAAGGTGGTGATCCAATCCTCTTCACCATGGCCTTCTTTAGGACAGTGATATGCTTCTCGGATCGTTGTCAGGAGGAGGTCTTCTATCCAACCGGCGATTTCTCAGCCGCTGCATTGTAACAACGTTTTCCTGGTTTCGATGGCGTTCGAGAAGTCAAAAGGCGGGATCAAGCTTCGTTTATAGTGCCCGCTGGTGCGTGTAGGAGAAGACGGTGTCCATTTCCCCAAAAAGATGTGTATAATATTTTATTTATGTACAGTAAAAGCGGTGTCCTGAGTCTAGATAGGTGATGATGGTAGAGGCGTCTAGATCGAGTCTACACACTTCGGTGAAAAAATTTATGGCAATGTCGACGCGCTTGCGTCGTGTCCTTGTTGAAAGTGGTGGCTCGAAGTTCGTTTTTGGGAATGGGAATCTAGAGCTCGACATCCGGTCAGACTCGTCGTCATCGACAcacatgcgatgatttcttcttgaAAGCTTTGCTCAAAAGCTATgtattttctcttttgtttttgtCTTCTGCCACTGGGTTAacgctaatttttttaaataatacattttttatattaaatttcagaaatattaCGCCGTCattatatttttttaaaatattacCCAATTGGCCTACTGCTGACCGATTGGATCCAGTCGGCCTACTGCTGGCCGATTGGACCCCAGTCGGCCCACTGCCGGCTGATTGGATCCAGTCGGCCCACTACTGGCCGATCGGCCCCAGTCGGCCCACTGCTAGCCGATTGGCACCCAGTCTACTTCCTCTGGGCCGATAGGTGCATGCACCCATTTATctgttgaataggtatttgaataatgttgaagaagtatttgaaaaaaaatgttgatcatgcatataaaaatgttgatcaagcattttaaaaaatattgaacaagtattttaaagatgttgaacaaatatttgaaaactgttgaataggtatttgaaaaatattaaagaatcatttaaaaaaatgttgatcatgtatataaaaatgttaatcaagcatttgcaaaaaatgttgaacaagtatttgaaaaaatattaacatTTAGTTAATATTTGTTGAACACTGAGgctttataatgaaaaattcactaTGTGAGTTTAGATCGATGGATCTGATATGGCGGCGCATGTATCATCCTTTCTTGAAGGTGTTCACTTTGAAGCAATGATGACACATGTTTTCTGAAGTGATCAAAACCCTCAATATGTGCTACTCCAATTAACTATTGCTAGACAATAGTTGCTAGGCCTTCAAGTACAAGAAAATATAGTAAGGGGTAACTTGCCCCTTAGTTGAGAAACAGAGGTATTAGGCTACACTTCACTACAATTAAAAGTCTAGCCATCTATTCAGCAGATAGATGGGTGCATGCACCTGTCGGCCTAGAGAAAATAGACTGGGTGCCAATCGGCTAGTAGTGGGCCGATTGGGGCCAATCGGCCGGCAATGGGCCGACTGCCAATCGGCCGGCAGTGGGCCGACTGGAGGCCATCAGCAGTAGGCCAACTGGGTAATATTAAAAAAAAATACGGTGtaatatttctgaaatttaataTAAAAATGTATTATTTACAAAATATTAGCTGGGTTAACGGCAGTCTCGGGAGGTGCTGACGCGAGGTATTCGGCTTCAGGTGTGTTTGCTTTGTACCTTTGAACTTTGCACTGACAATATGGTTGTGTGCGCTGAGGCCGGGGGTTGCTCCACTTTTCCGaataaaaaacagaaagaaaaaaacagTAAGATTGATCGACTGTTCCCTAAAAAAAAGTTTGATCGACCGAGCCGTCCCATCTTTCTAACTTGGCGGGCTCGAAGCTCACTAGCCACGGAGGCTCATTCTCTCCGACCCCACCCCACCGCTCGCAAACATGCGGAGAGCCCtccgccaccgcccgcgcctccAGCCCCCCGCTCAAACACCGCCGGCGCCGACCTCCCCTCTCCCATGGTACGCCGCACCGCGGGCGCCGCCATCGCATTCGCCGTCCACGACCGAGGCCGACCCCCTGATCGTCGCCGCCTCCGAAGTCGCGCTCACTTTGCCAGTCCACCCCGCCCCGCTCCCGGCCACGGCGCCGGCGCCGCTCCTGCGCCTCCTCCCCGCCTTCACCTCCGCCCACTTCCTCTCAATCCTCCGCTCCAACCCCCTCTCCCTCCCGCCGCTcccgctcctctccctcttccgcCTACTTCTTCTCGCTTCCCCTCCCGGCCTCTTCCGCCACAcgccctcctccttcctctccatgtcccacctcctcctcctccaccgcctcccggACCTCGCTCGCCCGCTCCTCCGCCTCCTAGTCTCCCGACTCGGCCGCTCCTCTCCGCCGCGCCTCCTCCCACTCCTCGTCCCCGCTGCCTCCCCCGGAGACCCCGCCCCTCTCGTCTCCGAACTCGCTGCGGCGTACGCCGACGAGGGCCTCCTCGCCGACGCCtgctccctcgtcctcctcgcccTCCGCGGCGGCACCCGCCTACCGCCGCCCGTGTGTTTCGGCCTCATGAGCCGGCTCCCCACTACCCCCGAAGCATACGCTTTCTACCTGCAGCTGCTTGACGCCGGCATGACCCCGGAGGTCAGGCAGTTCAACGTGCTGATGCGAGATTTTGTGAGACTTGGAGACCTTGCGAGTGCGCgcaaggtgttcgacgaaatgcgaACCAGGGGCGTGCAGCCGACTGTGGTCAGCTTCAACACCTTGATTTCAGGCATGTGCCGAGCGCGCGATCTGGACGGTGTAGACGGGCTGTACAAGGGAATGGCGCAGATGGGTATCACACCTGATGCCTACACTTACAGTGCTCTGATAAAGGGTTTGTCCAGTTCAGGGAGGATGGAGGATGCAACAATGATGTTTGGTGAAATGCGCGAGAGAGGCGTGAAACCCAATGCCATTGTGTTCACAACATTGATCGATGCGCATTGCAAGGATGGGAATGTGAAGGCTGGAATGGACTTGTACCAGGACATGAGGGCAAGGGGTGTGATGCCAGATTTGGTGGCATACAATGCACTGGTGAATGGGCTTTGTCGGGCGAGAAATTTTGAGGCTGCCGAATGCATTGTGGAAGAGATGAGGGGTACAGGTCTGAAGCCAGATAAGATGACTTACACCACACTCATCGATGGTTCCTGCAAGGACGGCAAGCTAGACACAGCGATGGATATTAAGCAGAAAATGGCGGAAGAAGAGGTTGCGTTGGATGA
This region of Triticum aestivum cultivar Chinese Spring chromosome 2D, IWGSC CS RefSeq v2.1, whole genome shotgun sequence genomic DNA includes:
- the LOC123053559 gene encoding putative pentatricopeptide repeat-containing protein At1g09680, with amino-acid sequence MRRALRHRPRLQPPAQTPPAPTSPLPWYAAPRAPPSHSPSTTEADPLIVAASEVALTLPVHPAPLPATAPAPLLRLLPAFTSAHFLSILRSNPLSLPPLPLLSLFRLLLLASPPGLFRHTPSSFLSMSHLLLLHRLPDLARPLLRLLVSRLGRSSPPRLLPLLVPAASPGDPAPLVSELAAAYADEGLLADACSLVLLALRGGTRLPPPVCFGLMSRLPTTPEAYAFYLQLLDAGMTPEVRQFNVLMRDFVRLGDLASARKVFDEMRTRGVQPTVVSFNTLISGMCRARDLDGVDGLYKGMAQMGITPDAYTYSALIKGLSSSGRMEDATMMFGEMRERGVKPNAIVFTTLIDAHCKDGNVKAGMDLYQDMRARGVMPDLVAYNALVNGLCRARNFEAAECIVEEMRGTGLKPDKMTYTTLIDGSCKDGKLDTAMDIKQKMAEEEVALDEVTYTALISGLSKAGRPVDAERVLVEMMEAGLEPDNTTYTMVIDAFCRKGDVKTGFKLLKEMQNKGRKPGVVTYNVIMSGLCKLGQLKNADMLLNAMLNIGVSPDDITYNILLDGQCKHGKVTDSEELKSATGMVPDFGVYTSLISELVKKKPAKSYHDR